TAAGAAAACAGAAAGAGAAGCTAAAACTCAAATTAGATAGTATTCAAACGCTACAAAGAACCGGCTGAGAACCTATTGCCCAACTTCGCATAACTACGCGGCTCCGTTCCGCTCAAGATCGCTTTGCGACTTTCGCTCCAGGCTTCGCCAAATTCGGCTTTGTCACTTCGCTTGCAGTGGCAAGCTCGCGCCAAGTGCTTCGCACGCGCGGAACTTCGACAATTATCTTTCGTTATACGCCATTTTGAAAAATGATATTTTTAACTAAAATTCTTTAAAATTGAACTTTTAACGGGGTCTATTGATCAGATTACCAATTTTGGTCATTTCATCAATATTCCTGCTTGACAATAATAACGGGATGCAGGAATATAAGGTGTGATAAATTCCTTTAAATCGAAGGAAACAGAAAAGATCTGGAATCAGGAGTTTTCAAAGAAACTTCCGAATCAAATTCAATTTATTGCTTATAGAAAATTAGTGATGATTGCTAGATCGAAGCAAATTGAAGATCTTAAAATTCCTCCTTCAAATCATTTGGAAAGACTCTCTGGAGGTAGGGGAGGACAATATAGTATTAGAATCAACAATCAATGGCGGATTTGCTTTAAATGGAAAGATGGCAATGCCTTTGATGTTGAAATAGTTGATTATCATTAGAGGTAGTTATGAAAAAGATTCCAAATGTGCATCCTGGTGAAATTTTACACGAAGAATTTCTTTTACCTATGAATATTACTGCATACCGGTTGGCTAAAGAGACTAAACTTAATCCAACTAGGATTAGTGAGATTATTCATGGTAAAAGGGGTATATCTGCTGATACAGCTCTAAGGTTCTCAAAGTTTTTTGGCAATTCGGTTGAATTCTGGATGGGTATCCAGGATGAGTATGAGATTCGTGAAGAAAGAGAGCGAATTTCAGGCGAATTGAAAGAAATCAAAAATTATAAAGAATTAATTAGCGCTTAATCCCTTCAAAACGGCGTATAACTACTACGCATTGTCGCGTCGCTTCGGGATCGCTTCGCGACCCTCGCTCCAGGCTTCGCCAAATTCGGCTTTGTCACTCGTCTTGCAAGGCAAGTCTCGCGCCAAGTGCTTTGCACGCGCCGAACTTCGGAGCCGCTCTTTCGTTAACCGCCATTTAGCAAAATCGTACCGGAAGCCCTAAAAAGAGAAAAAATTACCTCCAGAATCCTTATTTAGCCGGTTTAAGCTGATATTCCAAGTATTGACTTTTTCTCCCACAATTTGAATATTTTACATATGAAGGTAGAAACCAAACAGGACTTGATTCAGAAACTTTCTGAAATTAAACCTAAACTGCAGAATGAATTTGGCGTTCTGAAAATTGGTATTTTTGGTTCTTTTGCAAAAGATCAAATCACTTCAAACAGCGACATAGATGTCTTGGTTGAGATGAAGAATCCAGATTTTGATTCTGTGGCCGGTTTGCAGATCTTACTCGAGAAACTCTTTGAAAGAAATGTGGATTTAATTAGAAGAAGAGATCAAATAAAATCTTCATTTCTAAACAGAATTCAAAAAGACCTTATCAATGTCTGAAGAAATAAGAGAAAGATTCGAATTCATTTTAGAATCTCTTTCTCTTACCGAAACTAGATTTAATAAAATAAAATTTCCAGACGATCTGATAAGTTCTGAAGAAGGATTAACAATTCTTGATGCAATAGCGATGAGACTCCAAGCTATTGGAGACAATGTTAAATCTATTATTAAGTTAGATAGTAAGTTCCTTAATAATTATCCTGAAATTGATTGGGAGAAGATTATGAAACTGAGAGATGTTATTTCTCATCATTATGAAGGACTTGATCACGAAATTATATTTAATATTTGCAGAGAAAAATTGGGGACCCTTAAAACTTCTGTTCTTCTTGTAGTTACCCCCAAAAATCATACAACCAAGGCTAGCTCAGATTCAATAAATTCCTTTGGCGACATCATGTTGAGTCCTTTATGAGGAGCAAATTTGTTGTAGTCGTCAACCCAATTGTGAAGTTTCTGAAGAACTTCCTCAGCACTATCTAAACTGTTTACATAAGTGTAATCCCTCTTGAATGTCTTTACAAATGCCTCTGCCATGCCATTACTTTCGGGAGAATAAGCCGGGGTGTTACAGACTTCGAATCCCAAACTTTCTAAAAAATTTACCGTTGCTAACGCCGTATATTGAGGACCGTTATCCGATAAGAACTGAGTGGATGGGGCTTTCGAATCTCCGAATCTTTGCTCCTTAGCTTCAAAGACCATGTCTCTAATCATTTCTCCGTCGATTCCAATTGTGGAACCCACATAGTTGATGATTTCTCGATCATGGCAATCCATCACAAAGGCTACCCAGACAAGACGTCCGTCCCAACAACGAATACCCAAGATATCAGAACACCAACGTATATTGCTTCTAAGCGCAATGATCTTGCCTTCATGAGTTCGTTTCGGTCGAGGAGCGTGGCGCTGTAAGAGAAGGTGGTTTTCCTTCATGATTTTATAGATCCGCTTGTGATTCACGCGAGGAAGGCCTTTATTCTTATTGATCCGATTTACAAGTGCTGTTACTCGAGGATATCCGTAGGTCGAGCGAATTTCACAAACTTCAAATACGGTTTGTTTTACGTATTCTTTGAATTCGTTCACAGATTTTTTCGTTCTACGAAAACTAGCCTCATAATAAAAGATCGATCGGGACACTCCTAATGCCTCGGCTATTCTTGTCATTGGAAACCTTCGATTCCTTCTAATGGCTTTTGCGAGATCAGTTTTTTTTTACGAGCAAGGATGACCGCTTCCTTGAGTATCTCCACTTCTTCCGTCTTGCGCCCAAGTAGTCGTTCTAAGATCTTTATCCTTTGCTCAAGTTTTTTGACTTCTGACTCGGGAACCAGATTCTCTTCGTTCTCGATACCTTTGTTTGCGCCGCTTTCCATAAACCGCCTCCACTGGAAGAGTTGATTTGGTGCTATATTATGCTTTCTCGCAACTAAGGAAACAGAATTTCCCGGCTCGTAGGTCTCTAGGATGATTTGTTCTTTTTCCCGAACCGACCACCTGCGTCTTCGCTGAACAGATGTGATTACGTGAACCGTTTCATTACTACTAGTATTATTCATAGTATTACTCCTATCTCTAAGAAGCTAACTTCGCTGTACGGTTTTAAGTGGGGTAACTACACTTCTTATATTGGATAAGCTAAACGGCGGTTAACTACGGCTCGGCCACTTCGCTTCGGGCTTGCTTCGCAACCCTCGCTCGGCCTACGGCAAATCCAGCTTTGTCACTCGTCTTGCAAAGCAAGCCTCGCGCCAAGTCCTTCGGACGCGCGGAACTTCGACAATTATCTATCGTTAGGCGAAATCGCATGAGAATATTATTTTCCAGAAATTTAAAGTTTATCAAATAGATACGAATATGATCGAATCGAAGTATTGGAAAGAGGATTTAAAAATTCTTGTTAAAGACCTTTCACCTAAGCGTAACCCAAAGAGGATTTCGGGAAAAGCTTTGGCTGTCATGGAGAAAAGAATCGTTATTTGTTTCCTAATAATTAGAAAGTTAATGGAAGCCAAATCGAAACTAACTCAAGCGATCTACAAATATAAAGATATCATCACTTATTACCCAGTAAAGGCTGATGCGCGTATTACTAAACTAAACGATATTTTTTTGGAAAGACATTATGATTTAGATTCCCCTCGAGAGAAAAAGGTAGATATTAGATTTATTTGCAATCAGCTTATTCATAATGAAATTTTCTTTCTCGTAAGAGATGAAAATAGGAATTATTATAATGTTTTGGTATGTTCGGAATATGAGCAAAGAAAGGCATTATATGAGATTTCAATTGAAACTATATCTAAGATTTTATTGGTAGTCGCTGATAATAAGCAAGAATCAATAATTTATACTTTTGATGACCGCCTTGGTGACTATGTAATTAGTAGTAAGTAATTTGTGCGAAGGTTGTCGTAATGCGACTTCGGCTAACTATCGGCTCTGACGCTGCGCTTCAGGATTGCTTCGCAACCTTCGCTTGGCCTCCGGCACATTTCGCTTTGTCACTCGTCTTGCATAGCAAGTCTCGCGCCAAGTCCTTCGGACTCGCGAAACGTCGTCAAGCCTTAGTCGTTAGGCGCCATAAGGAAATTAAATGAAAGAAAAACTTGCAATAGTTCTGTTAGGACATCAAGAATCTGGAAAATCAATGACTTGGATTAATTTATTCCAAAGTAATGTAAAAACGGGAAAATATATTCGCGATTTAAAACTTAATAATGAAGAGTATGTTAATGTTTTTCTAAAAAATGGTTCATTCGAAGAACGTGAAGAAGAAATTGAAGATATGTCTTTTCTTGAAGAGATTGGTATATTATTAATATCTGTTCAATACATTGAACATGGGATTAAAACTATAGATTACTTAATTGAGAAAAATTTCGGCATAATTATTCAATGGTTAAATCCTGGATACAAGGACTCTGATGTAAGATATTTTGATTATCTCGGCTTAATCGATCGTTTTATTTCTAAAGGTGTAACGATTCAAATTAGAAATGGTAAAGAAGACCCTTCGGAAAGAGTCAATGAAATTAAAGGCTTTATCTATGGTTGGGCAAAGCAAAATGACTTAATTTTAAGGTATAGTTAAATGGAGATATTTTCGCTAATAAGTAATGTATTCTCAATTGCCTTGGCAATTATATCTATTTGGTTTGCATTTCATTCGATAAAAAGTTCAGAAATCCAATTTATCCAAACCAAAAATACGCTGCAAGAAATTGTTGAAAGGTCTACAAAAACGGAAACGATTGTAGGTATTCATTTTGAAAAATTAATGAATACAGTATTGAATATCGTTAATAATGCAACTTCTTCACCTGAAGTTAAACAGGCTGAGCTTGCGCTAAAAGAACAAGAAAATGATCTATTATTCCAATCAAAAATTGTTGATATAATAAACTCTATTCTATCTTCAGGAGATCCAAAGAAACTAGATGAAATAATAGAAGCATTGCATAAACTTAAAAGGTTGTCTAATTAATTCCTTACGGCGTCTAACTATCGGCTTGTCGCTGCGCTTCGAGATGCTTCGCACTCTCGCTTGGCCTTCGGCACATTTCGCTTTGTCACTCGTCTTGCAGAGCAAGTCTCGCGCCAAGTCCTTCGGACTCGCGAAACGTCCTCAAGCCTCGGCCGTTAGGCGCCATAACGCTTGAAACGAATGCCGGACATCCTTGTCCGGCTTGATTTGATAGATTCTTATTTCCAGGAAAGGTCGATTTTTTTGTGTTTTGAAGCACACTCAGCTAAGTATAAATTAATTAGATTTTGATAAGGAATACCTGTTTTATCAGATAGGCCTTTGAAATAACCTATTGTATCAACATCAACTCTGATGGTAATAGGCTTTCTTAATTTCTTTAAGTAAGGGTTTTTCTTTGATTTTGAAAAATCGTATTCTTTTTTCATAAAAATGCCTCGTATTGTTTAGATTCAGATTTTGTAGCTTTTCTTGCAGAAATAATTCTAATTACGTCTTTAGATGATCTGTAGCAGTGTGAAACCATAAGTAAATTCAGTTTATGACTAAATCCAAGAATGATAAATCTTTCTTCCTTATCAGAATGATCCGGATCATTAATAATCCTAGCGTTTTCGTCATAGAAGACTGTTTTAGCTTCTTCAAAAGAAATACCGTGCTTTCTTTTATTGGAAGAGTTTTTTGTTGAGTCCCATTCAAAGTCGATTGACGACATATGTATGATAGCAATATACTATACATATATTTGCGGTCAATAGGAATTTTAAAGAAAATTAAGGTGTAGGGGATTGACAGGGCGCCATCCGTGGCGCAGCAACGCGTTACAGGCGCCTAACTTCGGCTCGGCCACTTCGCTTCGGGCTTGCTATGCAACCCTCGCTCGGCCTTCGGCAAATCCAGCTTTGTCACTAAGCTTGCAAAGGCAAGCTCGTGCCAAGTCCTTCGGACGCGCTGGACTTCGGCCAGCCTTATTCGTTAGCTGAACAGTCCCGTGACATTTTTTGTGAATCAATAGCGGGCATCCTTGCCCGCGCTCAAAGTTTTAGACTCGAGGTTGTGTAATGAATATAAGAATTTTCAAATTTATACATACTATTATATGTATAAAAATATGTATTGACAAGATGCGCATACCTTTTATACTATCTACGTAGATGGAGTTTGAGTGGGATTCTGCCAAAAACGATGAGAACCTACGAAAACATGGTTTAGATTTTTTCGAAGGCCAACGAGCATTTTTAGACCCCAAGCGTGTAATATCAATTGATATGGCTTATTCATCTGAAAATGAAAAGAGATACTTTTGTTTTGGATTAGTTGATTTGTTCGTAGCAACTATAAGATTTACATATAGAAATGATAAAATCCGGATCTTTGGAGCAGGATACTGGAGAGAGGGTAAGAAAATTTATGAAAAAGAAAATAAAATACACTGACGCACCGTCTTTGATTTCTTCGTCCATAAAGTCTTCAATGGTTGTTGATGACTTTTTGCCGCCTCCTAATAAGCTTATCTTAAAAGAAGAAAATTCAAAAGTAACGATTACTCTCAGTAAAAAGAGTATTTCATTCTTCAAAGATCAATCAAAGAAATCAGGAATTCCATATCAAACGATGATTAAGAAAGTCTTAGATTTATATACTGATCACTATGCTAAGTAACAGGAAATTACTAACCTTGCTGCCATCCTTGGCTTGATTTTTAACTCTTTAGGCACGGGACCGTCGGCTAACTAAAAATTGTCGCAGCGCTTCGGGATTGCTTACGCAACCCAGGCTTGGCCTTCGGCACATTTCGCTTTGTCACTCGTCTTGCAAAGCAAGCCTCGCGCTAAGTCCTTCGGACGCGCGGAACTTCGACAATTATCTATCGTTAACCGCAAGTTTTGGGCCCAACTCTCGGTAGACGGATAGCGAGCCTCCATGCTCGCGCTTCAAGGAAAAAATGCAAGATTACGAAAAATTAGAAATCAGTGAAGCCGTTTCGAAAATAAACAAATCAATATTTCTACCGGATATTCAGCGAGACTTTGTATGGAAGCCGATAACGTCCTAAATATTTCGCACATTTAAAGATCTAAAGAAAGGCTCTCCTTGCCAATTGAGATTGCGACCAAACAAATTTCAAAAGAGGAGAACTCCCCAATGAGGGCAGAAGAAGATAAAAGCCACCTGAAAGTGATCCAAGTGGATGAGACCTCAACTCAAGAAGGACTTGAACGAGCTCGTAAGAGGTTCAGTAGAAGAAACCCTGAACGCTCTTTTAGATGAAGAGGCGGATAAACTTTGTCAAGCTTCGAAGTATGAAAGAAGCCCGGATCGAGTTGATACACGAGCAGGTTCTTACAATAGAAACTTCGAAACAAAAGCCGGAAAAGTAAAGTTAAAAGTTCCGAAACTTAGAACAATTCCGTTTGAGTCGGCTATTATCGAAAGATACAAACGTCGGGAGAGTTCGGTAGAGGAAGTTCTCATGGAAATGTATCTAGGGTATCTGTTCGGAGGGTTGAAGACATTACGGAAACACTCTAGGGAACCAAGGTTTCTCCTTCTACGATTAGCAAACTCAACCAGAAAGTCTTTGTTCAAGCTGACGAATGGAGGATTCGTCAGCTTACCGATGAATATCCTTATGTTTAATTGGATGGATTATATCTCAAGAAATCTAGGGGAGGCGAAGTTCGCAACGTAGCGATTCTAATCGCTATAGGAGTCAACTCTGAAGGCTACAGAGAGGTTTTAGGCTCCATGGAGAAGGAGCCAGGAAGATAAGGACAGTTGGTAGGCTTTCTTGAAGCATCTAAAGGATTGAGGACTGAAAGGAGTGAACTTAATAATCTCCGATAAATGTTTAGGTTTAGTGGAATCGCTTCCTTACTTCTTTCCGGAATCCAAGTGACAAAGATGTGTAGTTCATTTCTATAGAAACGTATTTGGAACGGCTCCGAGAGGATCGTTTAAAGTTATTTCTCAAATGTTAAAGGCAATCCATTCTCAAGAGAACAAAGGCGAGTCTTTGAAGAAAGCTAACTTTGTCGTAGAACGATTAACGGAAATGAAATTAAAGGAAGCGGCTAAAGTAGTTTAGAATGGAATCGAGGAAACTTTAGTCTACATGGACTTTCCTTCCGAACATTGGAGAAAGATACGAACAAATAATCCTTTGGAACGAATCATCAAAGAAATCGAGAGGAGAACCAAGGTTGTCGGAGCTTTCCCGGATGGCAAGTCCGCTCTAATGTTGGCAACCGCTCGCCTCAGGCATGTTGCCTCCACAAAATGGGGAACCAAAAAGTATGTTGACATGAAGAAGTTAAAAGAGTTAAAAATTTCAAAGCTCACGGCTTAACGGTCATTGAGAGCCTTATCTGAAATTCTAATTGTGCGAAACTTTCAGGACACTATCCCAGTGCTTTCGCACTCGCGAAACGTCGTCAAGCCCTGTTCATTAGCCGAAATGGCGCGCAAGGACGGCCGCCATCCGTGGCGGCCGGTCTCCGTACTTCGCGATCACTGAATCAAACCACGGGAGAAACAACATGTTTGAAAAGATTGTCACAGAAATAAAGGAACCCTTCTACCAACAACATTTTGCCAATGATGGGCAGCGGTTTGTCGCTTGGTATTTGAGGAACGTACACTTGCGGGACATGAATGAGACGCGGGACGATATCACGGACGGGGCGGACGATAAACAGATAGACGCCATTGTTATTGATGATGAACGCTCCACCGTCGTGGTTATTCAAGGGAAGTTCATTGGTGAAAAAGCCGTGAACGCCGAACCCCTTCGCGAGGTACTCTCTTCATGGGTGCAGCTAAGAAATCTTGTTCGGCTCCAGGAAGTCGCTAACGCGAAACTAAAACGCAAGCTGAGCGAAGTCGCGGCAGTGCTGGAAGACGAATACGAAATTGCTTTTGAGCTTTTGACAACGGGTGAACTCACGTCAGCCGCCAAGGATGATCTCGCCACGTTTCAGAAAGAGCTCGCCGAAATTGCAGAAAATGAAGACTTCGTTTGCTCTATTTCAGTAGTCGATCAAGATGAAATCAAACGCCGTCATGACATTGCGCTTGAGGCGGACAATCCACAAATCCATCACACTATAGGGCTCGCACATGTCCAGCATATGCAGTTAGAGATTGCAGGGAGCAAGGTCGTAATTGGCGCACTGCCACTGAAAGACTGCGTAGCTTTTCCTGGAATCAAGGATGGCACCCTTTTTCAAAAAAACGTGCGTCAGAGCCTGGGATTGAACAATTCCGTAAACAAGGGAATTCGAAACACTATATACGGAGATAAGTACAAGGACTTCTTCTTTTTCCACAATGGCGTGACTGCTATATGCAACAAAATAGAGATGATCGGTCCGCAGAAGGCGACGATGCGGCTGCATGGTCTCAGTATTGTTAATGGTTGCCAATCACTCAATACAATCCTCAGTTGCAGCGAGAAAGTAAAAACTTTGGATGATACATTCATTCTCTTTCGTTTCTACGAAATTCCACAGCGAGAGCGAGCCGACCGCATTAGTATAAACACCAATTCGCAAAGCGCCGTGAAACCGCGTGACCTACGCAGCAATGATCGGAGAGTCGTGGCTTTCAAGCGCGCCTTTGAGCAAAAGTATCCGACCGGTTTCTTTATCTCGAAGCGCGGTGAATCCGCACCGGCCGAAAAAGATAAACGCTATGTTCTTGATCTAGCTGACATGGCAAAGTCTCTTATTTCCTGGCATTCCCAACGGCCCAACTCAGCCCATAGCGAAACCAAGCTTTTCGATAAGTATTTCGAACAATTGTTCCGCCGGGAATACAAGCCCGAAGACGCACAAGCGTTAAATATGTGGATGCAACAAGTAATGAAAACGTGGGAACCGGCGAATCCGCTAAACTTCAATGAGAGCCTTTTGGCAATGAAAGCTTACGCCCCTGCCCACCATCTTTACGCCATTTCAATGTGCTTTGGCATTTCCAGCAACGCGCCAGAGCGCGTTGCTCCACCGAGCCACTGTTATGCCGTGGCCGCAAGCAATCAGCTTGTTGATGAGATTGTCAAAATCGCGGGCATCAGTATCAACATGGCGCTCGAAGCAGCCGCGAATGAACCGCAGCCTATAAATCGCGTTTTCAGTCCACAAAACTGGATCAAGGCAAAGACATGCCTTGCCGGAATCAACTTCGCAATCAGAAACTATTTCCAAATGCTGCCGATGATGCCTGGAGGCGCAGATATCAAAACAAGGCTCAACGCCGCGCTCGTTCTCGATTCCGCTACTTTCGAATATCGGTGGGCTGCCGATTAAAGTACCTCCGCCATCCGTGGGCTCCGGCACCCGGCGCGTCACTTCGGCTAACTCGCGTTAACCGTTAGGCTCCTTGGCTGCGCCTCCGGCTCCGCTATGGTGCTCAGCCGCCCGTTTCTCTCGCGAATCATTCCGGCTTTGCCTGTCTTCGGCCGGCACGCCTCCATTCATATTCGCTCATGCGGACGCGCGCAAATGGGGTTTAAGGCGGGATTAAATGCGCGCGCCGCACCGAACTTCGGGCACATGCTCGCTTCGCTCGCACGTCGGTTAGCTCACCACGTTATGCGGACAGTTTGGCTAATCTTACTATGAAAATAAAGAGTTGATAATGTAACCTATAGGGTTACATTTGTAACATTGATTATTTCCTTTAAACATAAGGGTCTTGAACATTTTTTGAGACGGGCAGTAAGAAAGAATACAAGCCGATCATGCGAGTAAATTGGCGAGACATCTAGATCGATTAGATTCATCTACTTCGCCGAAAGACATGAATTTGCCCGCCTACAGGCTGCATCCTCTTAAGGGACAAGAAAAGGGTAGGTGGTCAGTATGGGTAAATGGAAATTGCCGCCTTACTTTTGAATTTGAAGGCGAAAATGCTATACTGGTTGATTATGAGGACTATCACTGAGGAAAAACTTTATGAATAAGAGAAGGCCAACTCATCCCGGTGAGATTCTATTAGAAGATGTAATAAAGCCTTTGGGATTAACGATTACTGAGACTGCAAAAAATTTAGGTGTGTCTCGTAAAACTCTATCAGAAA
The Leptospira fainei serovar Hurstbridge str. BUT 6 genome window above contains:
- a CDS encoding type II toxin-antitoxin system RelE/ParE family toxin; amino-acid sequence: MINSFKSKETEKIWNQEFSKKLPNQIQFIAYRKLVMIARSKQIEDLKIPPSNHLERLSGGRGGQYSIRINNQWRICFKWKDGNAFDVEIVDYH
- a CDS encoding HigA family addiction module antitoxin, with protein sequence MKKIPNVHPGEILHEEFLLPMNITAYRLAKETKLNPTRISEIIHGKRGISADTALRFSKFFGNSVEFWMGIQDEYEIREERERISGELKEIKNYKELISA
- a CDS encoding nucleotidyltransferase family protein, whose product is MKVETKQDLIQKLSEIKPKLQNEFGVLKIGIFGSFAKDQITSNSDIDVLVEMKNPDFDSVAGLQILLEKLFERNVDLIRRRDQIKSSFLNRIQKDLINV
- a CDS encoding HepT-like ribonuclease domain-containing protein, whose protein sequence is MSEEIRERFEFILESLSLTETRFNKIKFPDDLISSEEGLTILDAIAMRLQAIGDNVKSIIKLDSKFLNNYPEIDWEKIMKLRDVISHHYEGLDHEIIFNICREKLGTLKTSVLLVVTPKNHTTKASSDSINSFGDIMLSPL
- a CDS encoding IS3 family transposase (programmed frameshift), with product MNNTSSNETVHVITSVQRRRRWSVREKEQIILETYEPGNSVSLVARKHNIAPNQLFQWRRFMESGANKGIENEENLVPESEVKKLEQRIKILERLLGRKTEEVEILKEAVILARKKKTDLAKAIRRNRRFPMTRIAEALGVSRSIFYYEASFRRTKKSVNEFKEYVKQTVFEVCEIRSTYGYPRVTALVNRINKNKGLPRVNHKRIYKIMKENHLLLQRHAPRPKRTHEGKIIALRSNIRWCSDILGIRCWDGRLVWVAFVMDCHDREIINYVGSTIGIDGEMIRDMVFEAKEQRFGDSKAPSTQFLSDNGPQYTALATVNFLESLGFEVCNTPAYSPESNGMAEAFVKTFKRDYTYVNSLDSAEEVLQKLHNWVDDYNKFAPHKGLNMMSPKEFIESELALVV
- a CDS encoding CopG family antitoxin: MKKEYDFSKSKKNPYLKKLRKPITIRVDVDTIGYFKGLSDKTGIPYQNLINLYLAECASKHKKIDLSWK
- a CDS encoding BrnT family toxin; the protein is MSSIDFEWDSTKNSSNKRKHGISFEEAKTVFYDENARIINDPDHSDKEERFIILGFSHKLNLLMVSHCYRSSKDVIRIISARKATKSESKQYEAFL
- a CDS encoding BrnT family toxin, translating into MEFEWDSAKNDENLRKHGLDFFEGQRAFLDPKRVISIDMAYSSENEKRYFCFGLVDLFVATIRFTYRNDKIRIFGAGYWREGKKIYEKENKIH
- a CDS encoding CopG family transcriptional regulator — encoded protein: MIKSGSLEQDTGERVRKFMKKKIKYTDAPSLISSSIKSSMVVDDFLPPPNKLILKEENSKVTITLSKKSISFFKDQSKKSGIPYQTMIKKVLDLYTDHYAK
- a CDS encoding AIPR family protein, with product MFEKIVTEIKEPFYQQHFANDGQRFVAWYLRNVHLRDMNETRDDITDGADDKQIDAIVIDDERSTVVVIQGKFIGEKAVNAEPLREVLSSWVQLRNLVRLQEVANAKLKRKLSEVAAVLEDEYEIAFELLTTGELTSAAKDDLATFQKELAEIAENEDFVCSISVVDQDEIKRRHDIALEADNPQIHHTIGLAHVQHMQLEIAGSKVVIGALPLKDCVAFPGIKDGTLFQKNVRQSLGLNNSVNKGIRNTIYGDKYKDFFFFHNGVTAICNKIEMIGPQKATMRLHGLSIVNGCQSLNTILSCSEKVKTLDDTFILFRFYEIPQRERADRISINTNSQSAVKPRDLRSNDRRVVAFKRAFEQKYPTGFFISKRGESAPAEKDKRYVLDLADMAKSLISWHSQRPNSAHSETKLFDKYFEQLFRREYKPEDAQALNMWMQQVMKTWEPANPLNFNESLLAMKAYAPAHHLYAISMCFGISSNAPERVAPPSHCYAVAASNQLVDEIVKIAGISINMALEAAANEPQPINRVFSPQNWIKAKTCLAGINFAIRNYFQMLPMMPGGADIKTRLNAALVLDSATFEYRWAAD
- a CDS encoding type II toxin-antitoxin system RelE/ParE family toxin gives rise to the protein MARHLDRLDSSTSPKDMNLPAYRLHPLKGQEKGRWSVWVNGNCRLTFEFEGENAILVDYEDYH